A window of Chlamydiota bacterium contains these coding sequences:
- the rsgA gene encoding putative ribosome biogenesis GTPase RsgA: protein MKDFEKKFSSKEKKEAKEKKKLLRKKDPEYTKAPKEINLDQMLFGVVVAIHYQHAEVQTEEEVKSCRIRAYLSNQLKQEKNALCVGDKVYIDPLEDVIVHVAPRETVLARSETLDHKKRHILAANVDQVFICTSLYHPTIKTTLIDRYLIACEMGHLTPIVLINKTDLAQTKEDDEKLKSFANIYQNLGIDVLCVSAKTQEGLEELKKKMQDKISVFSGQSGVGKSSLINQVTHHDLKTGEIVTRTKKGAHTTTTARLLPLDFGGFCVDTPGIKSFGIFDLESDQVQYYFAEIEANRNACAFTNCMHIKEDRCQIKKYVLEGKMSQERYDSYLKLVEEMRSKHKRR from the coding sequence ATGAAAGATTTTGAAAAAAAATTTTCTTCTAAAGAAAAAAAGGAAGCCAAAGAAAAAAAGAAGCTTTTGAGGAAAAAGGATCCTGAATATACAAAAGCGCCAAAAGAGATAAATTTAGACCAAATGCTATTTGGTGTTGTCGTAGCGATCCATTACCAACATGCAGAAGTGCAGACAGAAGAAGAAGTTAAATCGTGCAGAATTCGTGCCTATCTTTCCAATCAACTAAAACAAGAAAAAAACGCGCTATGTGTGGGTGACAAAGTCTATATTGATCCTTTAGAAGATGTAATTGTGCACGTAGCTCCAAGAGAAACGGTTTTGGCAAGAAGTGAAACATTAGATCACAAAAAAAGACATATTCTTGCAGCCAATGTCGACCAAGTATTCATTTGTACAAGTTTGTACCATCCTACAATCAAAACAACCCTCATAGATCGCTATTTGATTGCCTGTGAGATGGGTCATTTGACTCCTATTGTATTGATCAACAAAACCGATCTTGCTCAAACCAAAGAAGACGATGAGAAACTTAAAAGTTTTGCTAACATTTATCAAAATCTTGGAATAGATGTCCTTTGTGTCAGTGCAAAAACACAAGAGGGATTAGAAGAATTAAAGAAGAAAATGCAAGATAAAATTTCTGTATTTTCTGGACAAAGTGGGGTTGGGAAATCAAGCTTGATTAATCAAGTCACACACCATGATCTTAAAACAGGCGAGATTGTTACAAGAACGAAAAAAGGTGCGCATACGACAACAACGGCTAGATTACTTCCCTTAGATTTTGGTGGGTTTTGTGTCGATACCCCAGGGATCAAAAGTTTTGGGATTTTTGATCTTGAAAGTGATCAAGTGCAGTACTATTTTGCAGAAATAGAAGCTAATAGAAATGCGTGTGCATTTACAAACTGCATGCATATTAAAGAAGACAGGTGTCAAATTAAGAAATATGTTTTGGAAGGTAAAATGAGTCAAGAGCGTTATGATTCTTATCTCAAGCTTGTCGAAGAGATGCGATCAAAACACAAAAGAAGGTAG
- the rsbU gene encoding Phosphoserine phosphatase RsbU: MAFKRLIPSLATRVLWITLAFLILPLSLYSFFMYQEDSEDHKETAFLTMQILLQSRIEDVEVKIKNALDVLYTLGSNPNLLDNSDVLKDVSSNLEADDDIMLLELKNNQYICTYSKNPTLIGKDFSSLKVVRGAKQYGQTAGLERIDENTNQFVVASNFNTFILLFTSDTTSLIESLEIVDVQYPLELSILSKNYFIVASTDSSLIGTKVDQKYSKPKGSIAKIFTLNAQDGIHFALMKKITTTSMSLMIDTPKKALDLALWETYAFKLLLFLILIFVFGGLLVFFLTKRMARPFYQLSDVMTRVADGDLDQRFCPDKMGFEINQLGLNLNTMLDRLIHHMKTAQKEKIKREEVEVELKVASEIQKTLLPHSLPQLKSLELSAKYIPAKEVCGDFYDLFQIKNKLLIVVADGSGKGVSACLISHTLRSLLRSQAYEHSNLDEILKNANQLFYEDIHETSMFVTAWVGLLDLKTFKFEYASCGHPLVFLKTQNKLSTLETKGIALGVDPSIHIEIKKHQLEKDDLLFLFTDGLIEQQNPKGQLFGMQRAKKLLDKQLSSQELIKHSLKTFNHFKSSASQDDDITLLAIRHI, encoded by the coding sequence ATGGCATTTAAACGTTTAATTCCATCTTTAGCTACGCGCGTACTATGGATCACTTTAGCCTTTTTGATCTTGCCACTCAGTCTCTATTCTTTTTTTATGTACCAGGAAGATAGCGAAGATCACAAAGAAACTGCCTTTTTGACAATGCAAATCTTATTGCAAAGTCGTATCGAAGACGTGGAAGTGAAAATAAAGAATGCACTAGATGTCCTCTACACTCTTGGATCTAATCCCAATCTGCTCGACAACTCAGATGTTTTAAAAGATGTTAGTAGTAATTTGGAGGCAGACGATGACATCATGTTATTGGAATTAAAAAATAATCAATATATCTGCACTTATTCTAAAAATCCCACTCTCATTGGAAAAGACTTTTCTTCTCTTAAGGTGGTGAGGGGTGCCAAGCAATATGGACAAACAGCCGGATTGGAAAGAATAGATGAAAACACAAACCAGTTTGTTGTCGCAAGTAATTTCAATACGTTTATTTTGTTGTTTACATCCGATACCACCTCGCTTATCGAAAGCTTAGAAATTGTAGATGTCCAATATCCATTAGAACTGTCTATCTTATCCAAAAACTATTTTATCGTCGCTTCGACAGATTCTAGCCTTATTGGGACAAAGGTTGACCAAAAATATTCCAAGCCAAAAGGTTCTATTGCCAAAATTTTTACACTTAATGCACAAGATGGCATCCATTTTGCTCTTATGAAAAAAATCACCACAACGTCAATGAGCCTGATGATTGATACGCCAAAAAAAGCTCTAGATTTGGCCTTATGGGAAACATATGCCTTCAAGCTTCTTTTATTTCTCATCTTAATTTTTGTGTTTGGCGGTCTTTTAGTCTTCTTTTTGACAAAACGCATGGCAAGACCTTTTTATCAATTAAGCGATGTTATGACACGCGTTGCTGATGGTGATCTTGATCAACGCTTCTGCCCGGACAAAATGGGTTTTGAAATCAACCAATTAGGACTCAATCTCAACACTATGCTTGACCGCTTAATCCACCACATGAAAACAGCACAAAAAGAGAAAATCAAGAGAGAAGAGGTGGAAGTTGAACTAAAGGTTGCAAGCGAGATTCAAAAAACGCTTTTGCCACACTCGTTGCCTCAACTTAAAAGTTTGGAATTGAGCGCAAAATATATTCCCGCAAAAGAGGTATGCGGAGATTTTTACGATCTTTTTCAAATAAAAAACAAACTGTTAATCGTTGTGGCAGATGGCAGTGGAAAAGGAGTGAGTGCTTGTTTGATCTCACATACTTTAAGATCACTTCTTCGCAGCCAAGCATATGAACATAGCAATCTAGATGAAATATTAAAAAATGCAAACCAACTCTTTTATGAAGATATTCATGAAACGAGCATGTTTGTGACCGCTTGGGTAGGTTTACTAGATCTCAAAACCTTCAAATTTGAATATGCTTCATGTGGCCATCCTTTAGTTTTTCTGAAAACCCAAAACAAGCTGTCAACTCTTGAAACAAAAGGCATTGCCTTGGGTGTTGATCCTAGCATTCATATTGAGATAAAAAAACATCAACTAGAAAAAGATGATCTTTTATTTTTGTTCACCGATGGTCTAATAGAGCAGCAAAACCCAAAAGGGCAATTGTTTGGTATGCAAAGAGCAAAAAAACTTTTAGATAAACAACTTTCTTCCCAAGAACTGATTAAACATTCTTTAAAAACGTTCAATCATTTTAAGAGCTCTGCTAGTCAAGATGATGATATTACACTTCTAGCTATCCGACATATTTAA
- the ung gene encoding Uracil-DNA glycosylase → MQLKTNKQLHTHIEPSWQAVLKEEFEKPYMQELALFLKEERSNHIPVYPEKKDVFHAFDLCPFDQLNVVIIGQDPYHNPNQAHGLCFSVKHGIKPPPSLVNIYKELKADLGICPPEHGNLEAWAKQGVLLLNATMTVRAHSPKSHYGKGWERFTDKVCECIVEKKDPVVFVLWGKSAQDKCLHILNEANTHHLILKAAHPSPYSAERFFGCRHFSKINRFLKQNGKKEILWQL, encoded by the coding sequence ATGCAACTAAAGACGAACAAACAACTTCACACTCACATTGAGCCTTCGTGGCAAGCGGTTTTAAAAGAAGAATTTGAAAAACCGTATATGCAAGAATTAGCGCTATTTTTAAAAGAAGAGCGTTCAAATCACATTCCTGTTTATCCCGAAAAAAAAGACGTTTTTCATGCATTTGATCTATGTCCTTTTGATCAGTTGAATGTTGTGATTATTGGGCAAGATCCTTATCACAATCCTAACCAAGCACATGGGTTGTGTTTTTCTGTAAAACATGGAATCAAACCACCGCCAAGCCTTGTCAATATCTATAAAGAACTCAAGGCAGATCTAGGCATTTGTCCCCCTGAGCATGGCAATTTGGAAGCGTGGGCAAAACAGGGCGTGTTGCTCTTAAATGCGACAATGACTGTAAGGGCCCATAGTCCCAAATCCCATTATGGAAAAGGGTGGGAACGTTTTACGGACAAAGTGTGTGAATGTATTGTAGAAAAAAAAGATCCTGTGGTGTTTGTTTTGTGGGGCAAATCGGCACAAGATAAATGTTTACATATTTTAAACGAAGCAAATACACACCATTTAATTTTGAAAGCGGCGCATCCGTCACCCTATTCAGCAGAGCGCTTTTTTGGCTGTCGTCATTTTTCCAAAATCAATCGCTTTTTAAAGCAAAATGGCAAGAAAGAGATTCTTTGGCAGCTTTAG
- the tsaA gene encoding putative peroxiredoxin has product MHILIGNQAPHFEAKAVVKGKIVDDFSLANYQGKFVLLLFYPLDFTFVCPTELIAFEEAKHLFSQRNCELIAISVDSPNCHLAWLNTPRSKGGIEGITYPLISDMTRHISKQYGVLKEDEAIAYRGLFLIDTEGIVRHQLINDLPLGRSCKEALRILDALIYFEQNGEVCPANWESGQRAITPTLEGLEDFFAHTPSLS; this is encoded by the coding sequence ATGCATATACTCATTGGAAATCAAGCCCCCCATTTTGAAGCAAAAGCTGTCGTTAAGGGCAAAATTGTCGACGATTTTTCCCTAGCAAATTATCAAGGGAAATTTGTGCTTTTACTTTTTTATCCACTAGATTTTACATTTGTTTGCCCAACAGAATTGATTGCTTTTGAAGAAGCTAAACACCTCTTTTCTCAAAGAAACTGTGAACTTATCGCAATTAGCGTCGACTCGCCAAATTGCCATCTAGCATGGCTAAATACACCGCGTTCCAAGGGAGGAATCGAAGGCATTACCTATCCGCTTATCTCAGACATGACAAGACACATCTCCAAGCAATATGGGGTATTGAAAGAAGATGAAGCCATTGCGTATCGGGGTTTATTTCTCATCGATACAGAAGGCATTGTGCGCCATCAGCTCATTAATGATTTGCCTCTAGGACGTTCTTGCAAAGAAGCGCTGCGTATTTTGGATGCTTTAATCTATTTTGAGCAAAATGGTGAAGTGTGCCCAGCTAACTGGGAAAGTGGTCAAAGAGCCATCACCCCCACCCTCGAAGGTTTAGAAGATTTTTTCGCCCATACACCTTCATTAAGCTAA
- a CDS encoding putative metallo-hydrolase: MYEIIVSGPVSTNTILLFCPKTKQAAIVDPSFGSLEKIQQIVSENHLHISMILITHSHWDHVLDLAKVKLFYNVDVFAHKDDIPNLLDPGSDQLRAPIPMEKIDACKQLTHNQILPLGQLQIKVLHTPGHTPGSLCFYLENQQVLISGDTFFKNAIGRLDLPTARKEKMKDSLIMLSKLPPKTLVVPGHGPTTTIEKESWLKDPEKQFSLN; the protein is encoded by the coding sequence ATGTATGAAATTATTGTATCTGGACCTGTAAGTACGAATACGATTCTTCTATTTTGTCCCAAAACAAAACAAGCTGCGATCGTAGATCCTTCTTTTGGTTCTCTGGAAAAAATCCAGCAAATCGTTAGTGAAAATCATCTTCATATCAGCATGATTTTAATCACGCACTCGCATTGGGATCACGTTTTAGATTTGGCAAAAGTAAAGCTGTTTTATAACGTAGATGTTTTTGCACACAAAGACGACATACCAAATCTTTTAGATCCAGGATCGGATCAATTACGTGCCCCCATTCCCATGGAGAAAATCGATGCTTGCAAGCAGTTAACGCACAATCAAATTTTGCCACTTGGACAACTGCAAATTAAAGTGTTGCATACACCCGGGCATACGCCAGGAAGTCTTTGCTTTTATTTAGAAAACCAACAAGTTTTAATCTCGGGCGACACTTTTTTTAAAAACGCGATCGGACGCCTTGATTTGCCTACAGCTCGAAAAGAAAAAATGAAAGATTCTCTTATCATGCTTTCAAAACTGCCGCCGAAAACCTTGGTGGTTCCAGGACACGGCCCCACAACGACAATAGAAAAAGAATCTTGGCTAAAAGACCCAGAAAAACAATTTAGTTTAAACTGA
- the eno gene encoding Enolase, with product MSTITHIDAIEILDSRANPTLQVTVACKNHTATASVPSGASVGSKEAFELRDGDKKRYFGKGVLKAKENVKGPIFHLLKSKDVLDQSHIDQLLIEEDGTPNKSKLGANAILGVSLACAKLKAKIENKPLYRSICTQKHYLLPCPMMNIINGGAHADNAIDFQEFMIRPVGAKTFSQAIQMGVEVFHTLKNLLKKKSYVTAVGDEGGFAPRLRSNEEALDLICLAIEQTPYSLGKEITLALDCAASEFYDKKTHRYLDKDSEAHIDYLEKLSRNYPIDSIEDGLDENDWEGWQLLTKRLSKLQIVGDDIFVTNPQLLQEGIDQNVANAVLIKPNQIGTLTQTLQAIDLAHQNQYKTIISHRSGETEDTFIADLAVAKNCLQIKTGSLCRTDRTCKYNRLLTIEHNLKS from the coding sequence ATGTCCACAATTACACATATTGATGCAATAGAGATTTTAGATTCTAGGGCAAATCCCACCCTGCAAGTGACAGTTGCATGTAAAAATCACACAGCGACAGCCAGCGTTCCATCGGGAGCATCGGTGGGCTCAAAAGAGGCTTTTGAACTGCGCGATGGTGACAAAAAGCGCTATTTTGGAAAAGGGGTATTAAAAGCTAAAGAAAATGTGAAAGGTCCCATCTTTCATCTTTTAAAAAGCAAAGATGTGTTAGATCAAAGCCATATTGATCAGCTTTTGATTGAGGAAGATGGCACACCGAACAAATCTAAGCTTGGAGCCAATGCGATTCTAGGTGTTTCTTTGGCATGTGCAAAACTCAAAGCTAAAATAGAAAACAAGCCTCTCTATCGTTCGATTTGTACACAAAAACACTACCTGTTGCCTTGTCCTATGATGAATATTATTAATGGAGGTGCGCATGCAGATAATGCCATAGATTTCCAAGAATTTATGATTCGACCCGTGGGCGCAAAAACTTTTTCTCAAGCGATTCAAATGGGAGTGGAAGTTTTTCATACCCTAAAAAACTTACTTAAGAAAAAAAGCTATGTAACAGCTGTGGGGGATGAGGGAGGATTTGCTCCTCGCCTTCGTTCTAATGAAGAGGCGCTAGATCTCATTTGCCTAGCAATTGAACAAACACCTTACTCTTTGGGAAAAGAGATTACTCTTGCGCTTGATTGTGCTGCAAGTGAATTTTATGACAAAAAAACACATCGATATCTAGACAAAGACAGTGAGGCACACATAGACTATTTAGAAAAGCTTTCTAGAAATTATCCTATAGATTCTATAGAAGATGGGCTTGATGAAAATGATTGGGAAGGGTGGCAACTTTTAACGAAGCGCTTATCAAAATTGCAGATTGTGGGAGATGATATTTTTGTGACCAATCCACAGCTGTTACAAGAAGGCATTGATCAAAATGTTGCGAATGCTGTGTTAATTAAGCCCAATCAGATAGGCACGTTGACGCAAACGCTTCAAGCTATCGATTTGGCACATCAAAATCAGTACAAAACCATTATTTCCCATCGTTCTGGCGAAACAGAAGACACATTTATTGCAGATCTTGCTGTGGCAAAAAACTGCCTGCAAATCAAAACAGGTTCTCTATGTAGAACAGACCGTACATGTAAGTACAATCGTCTACTTACTATCGAACACAACCTGAAATCCTAG
- the nshR gene encoding 23S rRNA (adenosine(1067)-2'-O)-methyltransferase, whose amino-acid sequence MSIKKITSFQNPLIKELFQLKTSKKLRDKQQTCILFSKKLINDLLPHIDVQIALSCHEEHLKRFSHSVLISPVMWEKFTRAPANKDALCVSVKMPKMQWPKTCKSVLVLDTIQDPGNMGNLIRTAAALNFDAIYAIDSCDIFNDKTLKASRGANFILSTIVGTWPSLFEVLEAEEIPLFVADLKGNMAKKQMRFALCVCNEGKGPSLAAKNEKRITIPIHNVESLNEAVAGGILMAKLKGI is encoded by the coding sequence ATGTCTATAAAAAAGATCACGTCTTTTCAAAATCCTTTGATAAAAGAGCTTTTTCAACTAAAAACCTCAAAAAAACTCAGAGACAAACAACAAACATGCATTCTTTTTTCAAAAAAATTGATTAATGATCTTTTGCCCCATATTGATGTGCAAATCGCGCTTTCATGTCATGAAGAACATTTAAAAAGATTTTCGCACTCTGTGTTAATTTCTCCTGTGATGTGGGAAAAATTTACTCGCGCGCCTGCAAATAAGGATGCATTGTGTGTGAGTGTAAAAATGCCCAAAATGCAATGGCCAAAAACATGCAAAAGCGTGCTTGTCTTAGATACCATTCAAGATCCTGGTAATATGGGAAATTTAATCAGGACAGCAGCAGCTTTAAATTTTGATGCTATTTATGCCATTGATTCGTGTGATATTTTTAATGATAAAACCCTCAAAGCTTCAAGGGGAGCAAATTTTATCCTTTCTACAATTGTAGGGACATGGCCCTCTCTTTTTGAAGTTCTGGAGGCCGAAGAAATCCCCTTGTTTGTCGCGGACTTAAAAGGCAATATGGCAAAAAAACAAATGCGATTTGCTCTCTGTGTATGTAATGAAGGCAAAGGACCCAGTTTGGCTGCAAAAAATGAAAAAAGAATCACAATTCCTATCCACAATGTTGAATCATTGAACGAGGCCGTAGCGGGTGGGATTTTAATGGCAAAATTGAAGGGAATTTAG